A stretch of Rhizobium glycinendophyticum DNA encodes these proteins:
- a CDS encoding glutamine synthetase beta-grasp domain-containing protein, translating to MTKFKLEYIWLDGYKPVANLRGKTQIKEFDSFPTLEQLPLWGFDGSSTMQAEGHSSDCVLKPVAIYPDPARTNGALVMCEVMMPDGVTPHPSNSRATILDDEGAWFGFEQEYFFYENGRPLGFPEQGYPAPQGPYYTGVGYKNVGSVAREIVEEHLDLCLEAGINHEGINAEVAKGQWEFQVFGKGSKSAADQIWIARYLLLRLCEKYGIDVEFHCKPLGDTDWNGSGMHCNFSTKFMREVGGKEYFEALMAAFAKNWKEHIDVYGPDNHLRLTGKHETAPWNKFSYGVADRGASIRVPHSFVNNGYKGYLEDRRPNSQGCPYQIASIVLKTIAEVPTADYAKSAA from the coding sequence ATGACCAAGTTTAAGCTCGAGTACATCTGGCTCGATGGCTACAAGCCGGTAGCGAACCTGCGTGGCAAGACGCAGATCAAGGAATTCGACAGCTTCCCGACCCTGGAACAGCTGCCGCTCTGGGGCTTCGACGGCTCCTCGACGATGCAGGCCGAAGGCCATTCGTCTGATTGCGTGCTGAAGCCGGTCGCCATCTATCCCGACCCGGCTCGCACCAACGGCGCTCTCGTCATGTGCGAAGTCATGATGCCGGATGGCGTAACCCCGCATCCGTCGAACAGCCGCGCCACGATCCTCGACGACGAAGGCGCCTGGTTCGGCTTCGAACAGGAATACTTCTTCTACGAAAACGGCCGTCCGCTCGGCTTCCCGGAGCAGGGCTACCCGGCTCCGCAGGGCCCGTACTACACCGGCGTCGGCTACAAGAACGTCGGTTCTGTCGCCCGCGAAATCGTCGAAGAGCATCTCGACCTCTGCCTCGAAGCCGGCATCAACCACGAAGGCATCAATGCCGAAGTGGCCAAGGGCCAGTGGGAATTCCAGGTGTTCGGCAAGGGCTCCAAGAGCGCTGCCGACCAGATCTGGATCGCCCGCTACCTGCTGCTCCGCCTCTGCGAAAAGTATGGCATCGACGTCGAATTCCACTGCAAGCCGCTCGGCGATACCGACTGGAACGGTTCGGGCATGCATTGCAACTTCTCCACCAAGTTCATGCGTGAAGTTGGCGGCAAGGAGTACTTCGAAGCGCTCATGGCAGCGTTTGCGAAGAACTGGAAGGAGCACATCGACGTCTACGGTCCGGACAACCACCTGCGCCTGACCGGCAAGCACGAGACGGCTCCGTGGAACAAGTTCTCCTACGGCGTTGCCGACCGTGGTGCCTCGATCCGCGTCCCGCACTCCTTCGTCAACAACGGCTATAAGGGTTACCTGGAAGATCGCCGCCCGAACTCGCAGGGCTGCCCCTACCAGATCGCCTCGATCGTTCTGAAGACGATCGCCGAAGTCCCGACGGCCGACTACGCCAAGTCTGCCGCCTGA
- a CDS encoding DUF2735 domain-containing protein produces MTTNIVRESAKIYEFPVRDLARLNAMRERQQPKPVIYESGSASWYHEEAIREAERAPKQ; encoded by the coding sequence ATGACAACGAACATCGTTCGGGAATCGGCGAAGATCTACGAATTCCCGGTGCGTGACCTGGCCCGCCTCAACGCCATGCGTGAGCGCCAGCAACCGAAGCCCGTGATCTATGAGAGCGGTTCGGCAAGCTGGTATCACGAGGAAGCGATCCGCGAGGCCGAACGGGCGCCGAAGCAGTAA
- the alc gene encoding allantoicase has product MLETSTVVLPDFAAGAVNLASARLGATGVFSTDEFFAPVSRMLNDDPATFDPDLYDDNGKYMDGWESRRKRVPGHDFCVIRLAMPGRIFGFDVDTRFFTGNYPPHGSIEAAFVESGDPTDATVWTELVAKSPLGASAQHFFANADTSKVWTHLRLHIYPDGGVARLRVYGAAHFDWSKVGASEEIDLAYIFHGAKSLAWSDAHYGHPDKILSPGRGTNMGDGWETKRRRGPGHDWAIIRLGHAGVINRVLIDTHFYKGNYPDTCELLGAYLPDAGDTFSEAEIAASEQWKPILTRQKMQMDAEHFYEGDQVQKIGPVTHVRIAMHPDGGVMRLRLFGTKA; this is encoded by the coding sequence ATGCTTGAGACCTCGACCGTCGTCCTGCCGGATTTCGCTGCCGGCGCCGTCAACCTTGCCTCCGCGCGCCTCGGTGCGACCGGCGTCTTCTCGACTGACGAGTTCTTCGCGCCGGTCTCGCGCATGCTGAACGACGATCCGGCGACATTCGACCCGGATCTCTATGACGACAACGGCAAATACATGGACGGCTGGGAAAGCCGCCGCAAGCGCGTGCCGGGGCATGACTTCTGCGTCATCCGGCTCGCCATGCCGGGCCGTATCTTCGGTTTCGACGTCGATACTCGCTTCTTCACCGGAAACTATCCGCCGCATGGCTCGATAGAGGCCGCTTTTGTCGAGAGCGGCGACCCGACCGACGCGACCGTGTGGACCGAACTGGTTGCGAAGTCACCCCTTGGGGCCTCGGCGCAGCATTTCTTTGCCAATGCCGATACCTCGAAGGTCTGGACGCATCTGCGCCTCCACATCTATCCCGATGGTGGCGTGGCGCGCCTGCGTGTCTATGGTGCGGCCCATTTCGACTGGTCGAAGGTCGGCGCTTCGGAAGAGATCGATCTCGCCTATATCTTTCACGGCGCCAAATCGCTGGCCTGGTCTGACGCGCATTACGGCCATCCCGACAAGATCCTGTCGCCGGGCCGTGGTACCAATATGGGGGACGGCTGGGAGACCAAGCGCCGTCGTGGCCCGGGCCATGATTGGGCGATCATCCGGCTTGGCCATGCCGGCGTCATCAACCGGGTGCTGATCGACACGCATTTCTACAAGGGCAATTACCCGGACACCTGCGAACTGCTCGGCGCCTATCTGCCGGACGCAGGCGACACCTTCTCGGAAGCGGAGATTGCCGCGTCCGAGCAGTGGAAGCCGATCCTGACGCGTCAGAAGATGCAGATGGATGCCGAGCATTTTTATGAGGGCGATCAGGTGCAGAAGATCGGGCCGGTGACGCATGTGCGGATCGCCATGCATCCGGATGGCGGCGTGATGCGCCTGCGCCTCTTCGGCACTAAGGCCTAA
- the uraD gene encoding 2-oxo-4-hydroxy-4-carboxy-5-ureidoimidazoline decarboxylase, translated as MDRADFVQRFGGVFEHSPFIAERAYDAGMIAEPLTALDVHDAMAMMFRTSSQEERLGVLRAHPDLAGKLAIAGELTEDSKREQAGAGLDRLSADEHARFTELNTNYVEKFGFPFIIAVKGLSRDDILAAFETRISNSREQEFDTACQQVEKIARLRLESLLPETH; from the coding sequence ATGGACAGAGCGGACTTCGTTCAACGTTTCGGCGGGGTGTTCGAGCATTCGCCCTTCATCGCGGAGCGTGCCTATGATGCCGGGATGATTGCGGAGCCGCTGACGGCCCTCGACGTGCATGATGCGATGGCGATGATGTTTCGAACCTCCAGCCAGGAGGAGCGCCTCGGGGTGTTGCGGGCACATCCGGATCTCGCCGGCAAGCTCGCCATCGCCGGCGAACTCACGGAAGACAGCAAGCGCGAACAGGCTGGCGCCGGTCTCGATCGCCTGAGCGCTGACGAGCACGCCCGCTTCACCGAGCTCAACACTAATTATGTCGAGAAATTCGGCTTTCCCTTCATCATCGCGGTCAAGGGCTTGAGCAGGGACGACATTCTCGCCGCATTTGAGACGCGGATCTCCAACAGCCGCGAACAAGAATTCGATACCGCCTGCCAGCAGGTGGAAAAAATCGCCAGGCTTCGTCTCGAAAGCCTGCTTCCGGAGACACACTGA
- a CDS encoding NAD(P)-dependent alcohol dehydrogenase, which produces MPIAKGYAATDASKPLVPFTFERREPNDDDVVIDIKFSGICHSDIHQARNEWGNSTYPMVPGHEIAGVVTAVGSKVTQFKVGDRVGVGCFVDSCVHCESRNVDLEQYMPGVVPTYNGFEADGVTPTYGGYSNTITVKEGYVLSIPDNLPLDKAAPLLCAGITLYSPLVHWKAGPGKKVAIVGMGGLGHMGVKIGAALGAEITVLSQSLSKKDDGIAFGAKDYYATADKETFKKLAGTFDLIICTVGTEIDWNAYLNLLKIDGALVLVGLPENPVPVHAFSLVMGRRSLAGSSIGSIKETQEMLDFCGKHNITPEIEIIDIQQVNEAYERVIKSDVRYRFVIDIASLDKA; this is translated from the coding sequence ATGCCGATAGCCAAGGGCTATGCTGCAACCGATGCCTCCAAGCCATTGGTTCCCTTCACCTTCGAGCGTCGCGAGCCGAATGACGACGACGTGGTGATCGACATCAAGTTCTCCGGCATCTGCCATTCTGATATCCACCAGGCGCGCAACGAATGGGGCAACTCCACCTATCCCATGGTGCCGGGTCACGAGATTGCCGGCGTGGTCACCGCAGTCGGTTCGAAGGTCACGCAGTTCAAAGTCGGCGACCGCGTCGGCGTCGGCTGCTTCGTCGACAGTTGCGTCCATTGCGAGAGCCGCAATGTCGATCTCGAACAGTATATGCCGGGCGTCGTGCCGACCTATAACGGCTTCGAGGCCGACGGCGTGACGCCGACCTATGGCGGCTATTCGAACACCATCACCGTGAAGGAAGGCTATGTGCTCTCCATCCCGGACAACCTGCCGCTCGACAAGGCAGCACCCTTGCTCTGCGCCGGGATCACGCTCTATTCGCCGCTCGTGCACTGGAAGGCCGGCCCTGGCAAGAAAGTCGCGATCGTCGGCATGGGCGGCCTTGGCCATATGGGCGTGAAGATCGGTGCAGCCCTCGGCGCCGAGATCACCGTGCTCAGCCAGAGCCTGTCGAAGAAGGACGACGGCATCGCCTTCGGCGCCAAGGATTACTACGCCACCGCCGACAAGGAGACCTTCAAGAAGCTCGCCGGCACCTTCGACCTGATCATCTGCACCGTCGGCACCGAGATCGACTGGAACGCCTATCTGAACCTGTTGAAGATCGACGGCGCGCTGGTTCTGGTCGGTCTGCCGGAAAACCCGGTTCCCGTCCATGCCTTCTCGCTGGTCATGGGCCGCCGCTCGCTCGCCGGCTCCTCGATCGGCTCGATCAAGGAGACACAGGAAATGCTCGACTTCTGCGGCAAGCACAACATCACGCCGGAGATCGAGATCATCGACATCCAGCAGGTGAACGAGGCCTATGAGCGCGTCATCAAGAGCGACGTCCGCTACCGCTTCGTCATCGACATCGCGAGCCTCGACAAGGCTTGA
- a CDS encoding helix-turn-helix domain-containing protein, whose protein sequence is MKLLDIGELARRAGVSAATLRYYEEVGLIRSVARHGLRRQFEPRALMQLSLIALGKTAGFSLEEMRGMFGPDGLPELSRLTLHGKADQLDAQIRKLTTLRNALRHVADCKAEQHMDCPKFQRLLRVSSSARRNTSKSVAVPEEAGTAMVCHPVTSLSGRRS, encoded by the coding sequence ATGAAATTGCTTGATATCGGCGAACTGGCGCGCCGAGCAGGGGTCTCGGCTGCAACGCTGCGCTACTACGAGGAGGTGGGTCTCATCCGGTCGGTCGCCCGGCACGGGCTTCGCCGCCAGTTCGAGCCGCGTGCACTCATGCAGCTTTCTCTGATTGCACTCGGCAAGACGGCGGGCTTCTCGCTGGAGGAGATGCGGGGCATGTTTGGCCCCGACGGTCTGCCGGAACTCTCGCGGCTGACCCTGCATGGCAAGGCCGATCAATTGGACGCGCAGATCCGCAAGCTGACGACGCTGCGAAACGCATTGCGGCATGTGGCCGATTGCAAGGCAGAGCAGCACATGGACTGCCCGAAGTTTCAGCGCCTGCTGCGTGTGTCCTCGAGTGCCCGTCGGAACACGTCGAAATCGGTTGCGGTGCCGGAAGAAGCCGGCACCGCCATGGTTTGCCATCCCGTCACGTCCCTTTCAGGACGCCGGAGCTGA
- a CDS encoding MFS transporter, with amino-acid sequence MKLPSLAFRNPELVVLAGSMLVGSLGISLATVALPALARAFSAAIPSVQWVIIAYLVAVTASIVALGRLADIIGQTRVLILGLALFAGSSLACALAPSISSLVVARVFQGIGGAVLMALPVSMIRTVVVKEKTGSAMGLLGTMSAVGTALGPSLGGLTIERYGWSAGFLAVGLLACMLLTMAIATFAGRSSAEKTAPGSIDWLGSILLALALSTYALSMTSGNGPLDARALLPITAVLFALFAWRQKAAASPLVPVALVANRRIGLSLGMNLLVTTVMMSTLVVGPYMLSLGLGLGEASIGLVMAVGPLTSAVSGVPSGRLTDRYGAARMVPLGLLQIIIGLAALAILPRLLGVWGYGLTLVLLTPGFQIFLAANNTVTMQTVAEDKRGVLSGLLGLSRNLGFVTGASAMSALFAYNLGPAERAATDPTLIAHAFTGTFLMATALPLLALLADLFRPRLAETDREQQQEAR; translated from the coding sequence ATGAAACTCCCTTCTTTGGCCTTCAGAAATCCTGAACTGGTCGTTCTTGCCGGCAGCATGCTGGTCGGGTCGCTCGGCATCAGCCTTGCGACGGTTGCGCTGCCTGCTTTGGCAAGGGCATTTTCGGCCGCCATCCCGTCGGTGCAGTGGGTCATCATCGCCTACCTCGTCGCCGTCACCGCCAGCATTGTGGCGCTTGGCAGATTGGCCGACATCATCGGCCAGACCCGGGTCCTGATCCTCGGTCTGGCGCTCTTTGCGGGGTCATCATTGGCCTGCGCGCTTGCCCCGTCGATCTCAAGCCTGGTCGTGGCCCGTGTTTTCCAGGGCATCGGCGGGGCGGTGCTGATGGCTCTGCCGGTCTCGATGATCCGCACGGTCGTCGTAAAGGAAAAGACGGGCTCGGCCATGGGCCTGCTCGGCACGATGTCGGCCGTGGGCACGGCGCTGGGCCCGTCGCTTGGAGGTCTGACAATCGAACGATACGGCTGGAGTGCGGGCTTCTTGGCGGTCGGCCTTTTGGCATGCATGCTTCTCACGATGGCCATCGCCACCTTCGCCGGGCGCTCCAGCGCGGAGAAGACGGCTCCCGGATCGATCGATTGGCTGGGCAGCATATTACTGGCGCTCGCTCTGTCGACCTATGCGTTGTCGATGACCTCAGGGAATGGCCCATTAGATGCCCGGGCACTTCTTCCCATCACGGCGGTGCTGTTTGCCCTTTTTGCCTGGCGCCAGAAGGCCGCGGCAAGCCCGCTCGTGCCTGTCGCCCTTGTCGCCAACCGGCGCATTGGCCTCTCCCTGGGAATGAATCTCCTCGTCACCACCGTGATGATGTCGACACTGGTCGTCGGGCCCTACATGCTGTCGCTCGGTCTCGGGCTCGGTGAGGCCTCGATCGGACTTGTGATGGCCGTCGGACCGCTGACCTCCGCAGTGTCTGGGGTTCCGTCCGGCCGTCTGACCGACCGGTACGGCGCGGCACGCATGGTGCCGCTTGGCCTTCTGCAGATCATCATTGGCCTCGCTGCGCTCGCCATCCTGCCACGCCTGCTCGGGGTCTGGGGTTACGGCCTCACTCTGGTTCTGCTCACGCCGGGTTTCCAGATCTTCCTTGCCGCCAACAATACCGTCACGATGCAAACCGTGGCCGAGGATAAACGCGGCGTGCTCTCGGGGCTGCTCGGCCTGTCGCGCAATCTCGGCTTCGTCACCGGCGCATCGGCAATGTCGGCGCTGTTTGCCTACAACCTCGGCCCAGCGGAACGCGCCGCAACCGACCCGACGTTGATCGCACACGCCTTCACGGGCACGTTCCTGATGGCCACAGCCCTGCCCCTCCTCGCCTTGCTCGCCGATCTCTTCAGGCCTCGACTGGCCGAAACCGACCGCGAACAGCAACAAGAGGCTCGTTGA
- a CDS encoding urea carboxylase-associated family protein: MSPLNANIPVPADAAARRAVKPVVCYPVESLKAPDMSILERARGTMEKVGEVIIEPREGNTFEVPKGHFFRIVSVEGPQVGDLNLWNANDLSERFFSGKTRALHATHVTTGNRLWSNLPSLRPMATISHDTLGWYGFDEFGGGVHDVIGTRCDPYTNRLLSGGDYHHCCHSNLCRALSQHQGFDIKAAEPHVHDVLNVFMCTGFTRDTQQYFMKASPVRPGDFLEMFAEIDLLGALSACPGGDCSASHSSDVAKCYPLKVEIYRPDMALLADWPFPERNGYQLQV; this comes from the coding sequence ATGTCCCCCTTGAACGCCAACATCCCCGTTCCCGCCGATGCGGCTGCCCGCCGGGCGGTAAAACCCGTCGTCTGCTATCCCGTCGAGTCGTTGAAAGCACCCGACATGAGCATTCTGGAGCGGGCGCGGGGGACGATGGAAAAGGTCGGCGAGGTGATCATTGAGCCGCGCGAGGGCAACACGTTCGAGGTGCCCAAGGGCCATTTCTTTCGCATCGTCAGCGTGGAGGGGCCGCAGGTCGGCGACCTCAACCTGTGGAACGCCAATGATCTCTCAGAGCGCTTCTTTTCGGGCAAGACACGGGCGCTGCATGCCACCCATGTCACGACCGGCAACCGTCTCTGGAGCAACCTGCCGTCGCTCAGACCTATGGCGACGATCAGCCATGATACGCTCGGTTGGTATGGGTTCGACGAATTCGGCGGCGGGGTGCATGACGTGATCGGCACGCGCTGCGATCCCTATACCAACCGGCTGCTCTCCGGCGGCGACTATCATCATTGCTGCCATTCGAACCTCTGCCGGGCGCTGTCGCAGCATCAGGGCTTCGACATCAAGGCCGCCGAGCCGCATGTGCATGACGTCTTGAACGTCTTCATGTGCACCGGTTTTACCCGCGATACGCAGCAGTATTTCATGAAGGCGAGCCCGGTGCGTCCCGGCGACTTTCTGGAGATGTTTGCGGAGATCGATCTCTTGGGCGCGCTCTCGGCCTGCCCGGGTGGCGATTGCAGCGCGAGCCATTCTAGCGATGTGGCGAAGTGTTATCCGCTCAAGGTGGAGATTTATCGGCCGGATATGGCCCTGCTTGCGGATTGGCCGTTCCCGGAGCGGAATGGGTATCAGTTGCAGGTTTGA
- a CDS encoding LysR substrate-binding domain-containing protein, producing the protein MKLPPLPTLRAFEAAARRESFLQAATELGMTAAAVSQHVKALEEWLGLALFERRPRGVRLTADGRELGAACSEGLGHIARAVERLSSRKTAVRASLACMPSVVTHWLGPRLPRFRAAHPDIQVSIVYPMGALTPDEAGADLLIGHGTRPPGRSDRILDAATRPTCGPAYLQQHGPITTPADLLKQDLLHDATEAAWQSWLAARGIEGPTPSGPLYADFNLLVSSVLSGLGIGLCPTALITDHLAAGTLTVLFEEAADEDKAYWLLSGMNLSEPAAILRDWLLEEADVSPSTITPPGPN; encoded by the coding sequence ATGAAACTGCCACCGCTCCCGACACTCCGCGCCTTCGAGGCCGCCGCCCGCCGCGAAAGCTTCCTGCAGGCCGCAACCGAACTCGGCATGACGGCAGCGGCCGTCAGCCAGCATGTGAAGGCGCTGGAAGAATGGCTGGGGCTCGCGCTTTTCGAACGCCGCCCGCGTGGCGTCCGCCTCACCGCCGATGGGCGCGAACTCGGCGCCGCCTGCTCGGAAGGCCTCGGCCATATCGCCCGCGCCGTCGAGCGGCTGTCTTCGAGAAAGACGGCCGTCCGGGCGAGCCTCGCCTGCATGCCTTCCGTCGTTACGCACTGGCTCGGCCCCCGCCTGCCCCGTTTCCGCGCAGCCCATCCCGATATCCAGGTGTCGATCGTCTATCCGATGGGCGCACTGACCCCGGATGAAGCCGGCGCCGACCTGCTGATCGGACACGGAACGCGCCCGCCGGGGCGTTCCGACCGCATCCTGGACGCGGCCACCCGGCCCACCTGTGGGCCCGCCTATCTGCAGCAGCACGGGCCGATCACAACGCCCGCCGACCTCCTGAAACAGGACCTGCTGCACGACGCGACCGAGGCTGCCTGGCAATCCTGGCTGGCGGCACGCGGGATCGAGGGCCCGACACCGTCAGGACCGCTCTATGCCGATTTCAACCTGCTGGTCAGTTCGGTCCTCTCGGGCCTCGGCATCGGCCTCTGCCCGACAGCGCTGATTACAGACCATCTGGCAGCGGGCACGCTGACCGTGCTGTTTGAGGAAGCAGCGGACGAGGACAAGGCCTATTGGCTGCTGTCAGGCATGAACCTGTCCGAGCCTGCCGCAATCTTGCGGGACTGGTTGCTGGAAGAGGCGGACGTATCGCCTTCCACCATTACTCCGCCGGGACCAAATTGA
- a CDS encoding helix-turn-helix domain-containing protein has protein sequence MTKLADLKKTLMQNDEFRAEYEKADAEFQIVEALVRARTEGNISQAELAKRMGTTQSAVARLEGGGVSPSLATLRRYAAAAGLRLEINLVPAE, from the coding sequence ATGACGAAGCTTGCTGATCTGAAAAAGACGCTGATGCAGAATGATGAATTTCGGGCTGAGTATGAGAAGGCCGATGCCGAATTCCAGATCGTCGAGGCTTTGGTTCGTGCCCGGACAGAGGGCAATATCTCTCAGGCCGAATTGGCCAAGCGCATGGGGACGACGCAGTCGGCAGTCGCACGGCTGGAAGGCGGCGGTGTATCGCCATCCTTGGCGACCCTCCGGCGGTATGCGGCGGCGGCCGGTCTCAGGCTCGAAATCAATTTGGTCCCGGCGGAGTAA
- a CDS encoding type II toxin-antitoxin system RelE/ParE family toxin: METHSEADAEILALPPGLQARVVRLLEAVERLGLEQLREPHVKHLEGKLWELRAKSAEGIARGIYVTMTGRRVVVLHVFQKKTQKTPQRALELARARLQEIQR; encoded by the coding sequence GTGGAAACCCACAGTGAAGCAGATGCCGAGATTCTGGCTTTGCCGCCAGGACTTCAGGCCCGCGTCGTTCGGTTGCTGGAAGCTGTCGAACGTCTGGGGCTGGAACAGCTCCGCGAACCTCACGTCAAGCATCTCGAAGGAAAGCTCTGGGAGTTGAGGGCTAAGTCCGCCGAGGGGATTGCCCGAGGAATTTATGTGACCATGACAGGCAGAAGAGTGGTTGTCTTGCACGTCTTTCAGAAGAAGACGCAGAAGACACCGCAGCGCGCGCTCGAACTGGCGAGGGCGAGATTGCAGGAGATACAGAGATGA
- the puuE gene encoding allantoinase PuuE, whose amino-acid sequence MTTAPYPRDLVGYGRDVPDPKWPGDARVAVQFVVNYEEGGESNILDGDPASENLLSEIVGAQPWPGQRNLNMESIYEYGSRAGFWRLWRMFTERKVAVTVYGVTLAMARNPEAVAAMKEADWEIASHGYRWLEYKDFPEEVERQHIQEAVRLHKELTGSHPLGMYQGKPSLNTLRLVMEEGGFLYSSDNYSDDLPFWVPDLEGKPFLIIPYTLETNDMRFATPQGFNSGDQFFAYLKDAFDVLYEEGKNGSPKMMSVGLHCRLVGRPGRAAALARFIDYVTSHEKVWVPKRIEIAEHWHKFHTPVW is encoded by the coding sequence ATGACGACTGCTCCTTATCCCCGCGACCTTGTTGGATATGGCCGCGATGTCCCCGATCCGAAATGGCCGGGCGATGCGCGGGTCGCGGTGCAGTTCGTGGTGAATTACGAGGAGGGCGGAGAGAGCAATATTCTCGACGGCGATCCGGCTTCGGAGAACCTGCTGTCGGAAATCGTCGGCGCCCAGCCCTGGCCCGGCCAGCGCAATCTCAATATGGAATCGATCTACGAATACGGTTCGCGCGCCGGTTTCTGGCGGCTGTGGCGGATGTTTACCGAGCGCAAGGTGGCAGTGACCGTCTACGGCGTGACACTCGCCATGGCGCGCAATCCGGAAGCGGTTGCAGCGATGAAGGAAGCCGACTGGGAAATCGCCAGCCACGGCTATCGCTGGCTGGAGTACAAGGATTTTCCCGAAGAGGTCGAGCGTCAGCACATTCAGGAGGCGGTGCGCCTGCACAAGGAACTGACCGGCTCGCATCCGCTCGGCATGTATCAGGGCAAGCCGTCCCTGAACACGCTGCGCCTCGTCATGGAGGAGGGCGGTTTCCTATATTCCTCCGACAATTATTCGGACGACCTGCCGTTCTGGGTGCCGGATCTCGAGGGCAAACCCTTCCTGATCATCCCCTATACGCTCGAGACCAACGACATGCGCTTTGCCACGCCGCAGGGTTTCAACTCCGGCGACCAGTTTTTCGCCTATCTCAAGGACGCCTTCGACGTGCTCTACGAGGAGGGGAAAAACGGCAGCCCGAAGATGATGTCCGTCGGCCTCCACTGCCGCCTCGTCGGGCGTCCGGGGCGCGCTGCGGCGCTGGCGCGGTTCATCGATTATGTGACGAGCCATGAGAAGGTCTGGGTGCCGAAGCGCATCGAGATTGCCGAGCACTGGCACAAGTTTCACACGCCGGTTTGGTGA
- a CDS encoding DUF1045 domain-containing protein, producing the protein MRYAICFTPPPGDPLTLAAAGWLGRNVYSGHPADHPALKGLGVHEIAFHTALPRRFGFHATFKAPFRLSEGASEATLLRELMHFAGTMEPVTLSGLSVGRIGEVYGLVLDRSCSAVDHLAASVVQAFDGYRAPLSEAEIERRNPDRLSAPQFSNLSRWGHPYVMDEFRFHMTLTGPLLARDFPRIEQALKAHFDPVLAEPVTVANLALFVEPEQGAPFQVHSLHPLGRVSSRKIA; encoded by the coding sequence ATGCGTTATGCCATCTGCTTCACGCCACCGCCCGGCGACCCGCTGACGCTTGCTGCCGCCGGCTGGCTGGGACGTAATGTCTACTCGGGGCATCCGGCCGACCATCCGGCCCTGAAGGGGCTCGGCGTGCATGAAATCGCCTTTCACACGGCACTTCCCCGTCGGTTCGGCTTTCACGCCACCTTCAAGGCGCCGTTTCGACTGAGCGAGGGCGCGAGCGAGGCGACCCTGCTGCGGGAATTGATGCATTTTGCCGGCACGATGGAGCCGGTGACGCTGTCCGGGCTTTCGGTGGGGCGAATCGGAGAGGTCTATGGCCTCGTTCTCGACCGGTCCTGTTCTGCCGTCGATCATCTGGCTGCTTCCGTCGTGCAGGCCTTCGACGGTTATCGTGCGCCGCTTTCGGAGGCGGAAATCGAGCGACGCAATCCGGACCGGTTGTCGGCGCCGCAGTTCTCCAATCTGAGCCGTTGGGGCCATCCTTATGTGATGGACGAGTTCCGTTTCCATATGACGTTGACGGGGCCGCTTCTGGCGCGGGATTTTCCGCGGATCGAGCAGGCGTTGAAGGCGCATTTTGACCCTGTGCTGGCGGAACCGGTCACCGTTGCCAATCTGGCGCTCTTTGTCGAGCCGGAGCAGGGGGCGCCATTCCAGGTGCATTCGCTGCATCCGTTGGGTCGCGTTTCCAGCCGCAAGATCGCCTGA